A single window of Eucalyptus grandis isolate ANBG69807.140 chromosome 1, ASM1654582v1, whole genome shotgun sequence DNA harbors:
- the LOC120295903 gene encoding receptor like protein 22-like: MRIWPLLWLVLILAQTNPFSTGRILVSGQCLAGDQKSLLLELKNSLNFTASLSSKLVGWNQSNDSWDGVTCEGGQVTGLDLSNDSIAGGLNDSSSLFRLKYLQRLNLAFNRFQFLEIPSGFGNLTNLVYLNLSNAGFTGQVPIGISRLTRLVTLDVSMLYFPGLTSLKLENPNLKMLVGNLSELRELYLDGVNMSATGNELCNALSSSVLKLQVLSVTSCYLSGPIESCSSLVKLHSLSVIKLDGNNLSTTVPEFFALFSNLKTLHLSSCGLQGVFPQKIFQVQTLQTLDLSFNELLQGSLPEFPENGSLQTLLLSFTSISGRLPDSIGKLRNLSRIELVNCSFGGNIPSSFTYLSQLTYLDFSFNNFSGSIPSLSKSNNLTQITLSHNNLIGPINSTEWKYLSSLLILDLRFNSLQGNIPSSLFTLPSIQKLQLSNNATNGSLKGFFNPTSHKLNTLDLSNNNIGGELPVLIWELQGLKYLSLSSNNFSGSFHIDLVRQLRNLSYLDLSYNHFSIDATNTTSQASSFPELTTLKLASCQLRSFRDFLAEQPKLVYLDLSNNQIQGMLPKWIWKLQNLLYLNLSSNSLDDLETPSLNLTSSLFVLDLHKNRLRGQTLPLPPLAIYVDFSSNNFTSFIPPSIGINLSGAIFLSLSNNKFHGSIPKSICNAEYLEVLDLSHNNLTGNIPDCLVMKSLKVLNLRNNALDGSIFNFAETCGLKTLDLSYNLLQGKFPKSLANCTNLEVLDIGNNQIDDVFPCQLKSIASLRVLVLQSNKLHGKFGCPRPNGDWKMLQIVDISSNNFSGSLLVKSLTTWEAMEFNVDINHIQYPFLRLSGLYYQDSVSVTLKGLQVELVKILTVFTSIDFSCNNFEGPMPDTLGNLKGLYLLNLSRNAFSGLIPPSLGKLLQLESLDLSQNDLNGTIPTQLSDLNFLSVLNLSYNKLVGCIPTIKQFLTFSASSFENNSGLCGFPLETICSSSLGGNLGLCGIPLEKTCSITWNRTEEAGCVPLKSDPDDGGDDDDSEKKWFYMGIPLGFVVGFWIFCSPLAFIKSWRFAYYRFWDNALFGHSRP, encoded by the exons ATGAGGATTTGGCCCCTCCTATGGCTGGTCTTAATACTCGCGCAAACCAACCCCTTCAGCACAGGCAGGATTTTGGTTTCGGGGCAGTGTCTCGCTGGCGATCAGAAATCGCTGCTGCTGGAATTGAAGAATAGCCTCAACTTCACTGCTTCTTTGTCCTCCAAATTGGTCGGATGGAATCAGAGCAATGATTCTTGGGATGGCGTGACCTGCGAAGGTGGCCAAGTTACGGGTCTTGATCTGAGCAACGACAGTATCGCTGGTGGACTTAATGACTCATCGAGTCTTTTCAGACTCAAGTATCTTCAGAGGCTGAATTTGGCCTTCAACCGCTTCCAATTTTTGGAGATCCCATCTGGGTTCGGTAATCTTACCAATTTGGTTTACCTGAATCTTTCAAATGCGGGCTTCACAGGACAGGTTCCAATTGGAATATCACGTTTGACAAGGTTGGTTACTCTTGATGTATCCATGCTTTATTTTCCAGGGCTCACTTCACTGAAACTCGAGAATCCGAATCTAAAGATGCTTGTTGGGAATCTTAGCGAGCTGAGAGAGCTGTACCTTGATGGAGTGAACATGTCTGCCACAGGCAATGAATTGTGCAATGCGTTGTCTTCCTCGGTGCTGAAGCTTCAAGTGTTGAGCGTGACGAGTTGTTATTTATCAGGTCCCATTGAGTCTTGCTCTTCCCTCGTGAAACTTCATTCTCTGTCGGTGATTAAACTGGACGGCAATAATCTGTCTACCACCGTCCCGGAGTTCTTTGCCCTCTTCAGCAATTTAAAAACTCTGCATCTCAGTTCTTGTGGCCTGCAGGGAGTATTCCCTCAAAAAATCTTCCAGGTACAAACACTTCAGACCCTTGACCTATCATTCAACGAACTTCTTCAGGGGTCTTTGCCAGAATTTCCGGAGAATGGTTCTCTTCAGACACTGCTTCTCAGTTTCACAAGCATTTCCGGGAGGCTCCCAGATTCAATTGGTAAACTCAGAAATCTGTCAAGAATAGAATTGGTGAATTGCAGCTTTGGTGGAAATATTCCAAGCTCTTTCACGTATCTTTCGCAACTGACTTATTTGGATTTCTCATTCAACAATTTTAGTGGTTCAATTCCATCACTAAGCAAGTCCAATAATCTGACACAAATCACTTTGTCCCACAATAATCTAATTGGTCCGATTAATTCGACCGAATGGAAATATCTCTCGAGTCTTCTTATTCTTGACCTGCGATTCAATTCACTTCAAGGAAATATTCCTTCATCTCTATTTACACTTCCATCAATTCAGAAGCTTCAACTTTCCAACAACGCGACC AATGGATCAT TGAAGGGATTTTTTAATCCCACATCGCACAAACTGAATACACTTGATTTGAGCAACAACAATATAGGAGGAGAACTACCGGTGTTAATATGGGAACTCCAAGGGCTCAAGTACCTCTCACTTTCTTCCAATAATTTCAGTGGCTCATTCCATATTGATTTGGTTCGCCAGCTAAGAAATCTTTCTTATTTGGATCTTTCCTACAATCATTTTTCCATTGACGCCACAAATACTACTTCCCAGGCATCTTCTTTCCCTGAACTTACAACTTTAAAGTTGGCTTCTTGCCAGTTGAGGAGTTTTCGTGATTTCCTGGCTGAGCaacccaaattggtatatctagACCTCTCTAACAATCAAATTCAGGGCATGCTACCAAAATGGATATGGAAGCTTCAAAATCTTCTGTATCTTAATCTTTCGTCTAATTCACTAGACGATCTTGAAACACCATCACTTAATCTTACTTCTAGTCTGTTTGTTCTTGACCTCCATAAGAACAGGCTCCGTGGACAAACATTGCCCCTGCCGCCATTGGCCATATACGTGGACTTCTCGAGTAACAACTTCACTTCATTCATTCCACCTAGTATTGGTATTAATCTCTCTGGGGCAATATTTCTCTCCCTGTCTAATAACAAGTTCCACGGGTCTATCCCAAAATCCATTTGCAACGCTGAATATCTTGAAGTACTTGACCTATCTCATAATAATTTGACAGGAAATATTCCTGATTGCTTAGTGATGAAGTCTCTCAAGGTGTTAAATCTGCGAAATAATGCCTTGGATGGGAGCATTTTCAATTTCGCCGAAACATGTGGTTTGAAGACTTTGGATCTGAGCTATAATCTATTACAAGGGAAGTTCCCAAAGTCATTGGCAAATTGCACAAATCTGGAGGTTTTAGACATCGGAAACAACCAGATTGATGATGTGTTTCCATGTCAACTGAAGAGCATTGCAAGTCTACGTGTCCTTGTTTTACAATCCAACAAGCTCCATGGGAAATTTGGATGTCCACGTCCCAATGGCGATTGGAAAATGCTTCAAATTGTAgacatatcttccaacaatttCAGTGGCAGTCTGCTTGTTAAAAGCCTCACAACTTGGGAGGCTATGGAGTTTAATGTAGACATTAATCATATCCAATATCCATTTCTTCGCTTGAGTGGACTCTATTATCAGGACTCAGTAAGCGTCACCCTCAAAGGTCTGCAAGTGGAGCTGGTGAAAATCTTGACTGTTTTCACTTCAATTGACTTCTCATGCAACAATTTCGAAGGTCCCATGCCTGATACTCTAGGGAATCTTAAAGGGCTTTATCTCCTCAACTTATCAAGGAATGCATTCTCAGGGCTAATTCCTCCATCCCTAGGAAAATTGCTACAGCTTGAGTCCTTGGACCTTTCACAGAACGACCTCAATGGGACGATTCCCACACAGCTTTCAGACCTTAATTTTCTTTCCGTGTTGAACCTCTCATACAATAAACTTGTGGGATGCATCCCAACAATCAAACAATTTCTCACCTTTTCAGCAAGTTCCTTCGAAAATAATAGTGGATTGTGTGGATTTCCACTGGAAACAATTTGCTCAAGTTCTTTAGGAGGAAACCTTGGATTGTGCGGGATTCCACTCGAGAAAACTTGCTCAATTACCTGGAATAGGACAGAAGAAGCAGGTTGTGTTCCATTGAAAAGTGACCCAGATGATGGCGGTGATGACGATGATAGCGAGAAGAAGTGGTTTTACATGGGCATACCACTTGGGTTCGTGGTTGGCTTTTGGATATTTTGCAGTCCGTTAGCCTTTATCAAATCATGGAGGTTTGCTTATTATCGATTCTGGGATAACGCGTTGTTCGGACACTCACGTCCATGA